In Streptomyces sp. NBC_00306, a single genomic region encodes these proteins:
- a CDS encoding DUF7144 family membrane protein: MSQQTHPAGARSSATGTNSGWVEGGVVFAGVLLVCNGVLAILQGIAAIATDDVYDAVGTYVYRISLTGWGWIHLILGVFALLAGAGVLRGAAWARYVGILLAALSLVFQFLFLPYAPVWSVIMIAIDVFVIWALASYHSSRSSHAT, translated from the coding sequence ATGAGCCAGCAAACTCACCCGGCCGGCGCGAGGTCGTCGGCGACCGGGACGAACAGCGGCTGGGTGGAGGGCGGAGTCGTCTTCGCCGGCGTGCTGTTGGTGTGCAACGGTGTGCTCGCGATCCTCCAGGGCATCGCGGCCATTGCCACGGACGACGTGTACGACGCCGTCGGCACCTACGTGTACCGGATCAGCCTCACCGGCTGGGGCTGGATCCACCTCATCCTCGGCGTGTTCGCCCTGCTCGCGGGCGCCGGGGTGTTGCGGGGTGCGGCGTGGGCCCGCTATGTGGGCATTCTGCTGGCAGCCCTCAGCCTCGTGTTCCAGTTCCTCTTCCTGCCGTATGCGCCCGTGTGGTCGGTGATCATGATCGCGATCGATGTCTTCGTGATCTGGGCGCTGGCTTCCTACCACTCGTCGCGCAGCTCGCACGCGACCTGA
- a CDS encoding ATP-grasp domain-containing protein, with the protein MQTYLLALNPTDSVSEGFLPAARRLGLHVTLLTDQPEAHRARHPDVEVLACDVRDHHAVISAISERSRSEAGRAPAAVFSNSDHLQTQTALAADYFGLPGKSWHTTLRTKDKALMRRHLAAAGADTVRSAELAPGQDPTETLGDMPFPCVVKPREGVASEDVFCVENAEELARRCDQIRARRPGAALVVEEYLEGELHTLETLGDGERLHVLGGFRTELSPLPYFIEERMSFVASRPPSVEDQVLRQLGALGVGFGACHTEFVVDDGRVRLIEVNYRAIGDQCDLLLAELLGIPLFEHILRTHLGEALPADLGARTDGAARLDYPCADRAGTLAAAPGPADLTVGDVKLTYRPVREVGERLELHHTNRDFLGIVRAVGRQQESVDRVVAGFLARQSWEITP; encoded by the coding sequence ATCCAGACGTACCTCCTCGCCCTCAATCCGACCGACTCGGTCTCCGAGGGCTTCCTTCCCGCCGCACGCCGGCTCGGACTCCATGTCACTCTGCTGACGGATCAACCGGAGGCGCACCGGGCACGCCATCCCGACGTCGAGGTACTGGCCTGCGACGTCCGCGACCACCACGCCGTCATCAGCGCGATCTCGGAACGCAGCCGGTCGGAGGCCGGCCGCGCCCCCGCGGCGGTGTTCAGCAACAGCGATCACCTCCAGACCCAGACCGCGCTGGCCGCGGACTACTTCGGTCTGCCGGGCAAGAGCTGGCACACCACGCTCCGCACCAAGGACAAGGCGCTCATGCGGCGCCACCTGGCAGCCGCGGGCGCCGACACCGTACGCTCGGCCGAGCTCGCCCCGGGTCAGGACCCCACCGAAACACTCGGCGACATGCCCTTCCCCTGTGTGGTGAAACCGCGTGAGGGCGTGGCGAGCGAGGACGTGTTCTGCGTCGAGAACGCCGAGGAGCTGGCCCGGCGCTGCGACCAGATCCGTGCGCGCAGACCGGGCGCGGCACTGGTCGTCGAGGAGTATCTGGAGGGGGAGCTGCACACCCTGGAAACCCTGGGCGACGGTGAGCGGCTCCACGTCCTCGGCGGATTCCGCACCGAGTTGTCCCCGCTCCCGTACTTCATCGAGGAGCGCATGTCCTTCGTCGCCTCCCGGCCACCGTCCGTGGAGGACCAGGTGCTCCGTCAACTGGGCGCACTGGGTGTGGGTTTCGGAGCCTGCCACACCGAGTTCGTGGTGGACGACGGCCGTGTGCGGCTGATCGAGGTCAACTACCGGGCCATCGGCGACCAGTGCGATCTCCTGCTGGCCGAACTGCTCGGCATCCCGCTCTTCGAGCACATCCTGCGGACGCACCTGGGCGAGGCATTGCCCGCGGACCTCGGGGCGCGCACCGACGGGGCCGCGCGGCTCGACTACCCCTGCGCCGATCGCGCCGGCACGCTCGCGGCCGCACCCGGGCCGGCCGACCTGACCGTCGGGGACGTGAAGCTGACCTACCGGCCCGTCCGCGAGGTCGGAGAGCGGCTCGAACTCCACCACACCAACCGGGACTTCCTCGGTATCGTCAGAGCCGTCGGCAGGCAACAGGAGTCCGTGGACCGGGTGGTGGCCGGCTTCCTCGCCCGGCAGAGCTGGGAGATCACGCCGTGA
- a CDS encoding chloride channel protein, with protein sequence MTTPPAEAPPTPPLHEMILTRGYLKLLLLSVVAGVVIAFASFCLVSLQHELQHQVWEVLPETVGYDQPPWWWPLPSLLLAGLLAMPIITRFPGTGGHVPAHGLGGPMLGPKDLPGVVLAAVATLPLGIVLGPEAPLMALGSGLALLALRRSKRAAEPKAALVLGTAGSTAAISTILGGPVVAAVLVLEAAGMGGAQLFVLLLPCLVASGAGALVFTGFGQWTGLSIGALSLPEVPPDVTPDAADFLWGIPLAVLIGVVVSTMHQLGHLTAAWTQKHTALRTVLCAVAVGVCIAAYALTTGRSPAEAALSGQATLAVVAGQPHTFAVSALILLVLFKGLAWGICLGSLRGGPIFPAVLMGAAAGIAASGLPGLGTTAGLALGVATATAVVTRLPVTSSVLAVLLLGHDAHNQAPLIVLCAVVGFITAEIVERIRHPMPFQIKRHGGRRSATRRSPRRRAFES encoded by the coding sequence ATGACCACGCCACCGGCCGAGGCACCGCCCACTCCCCCACTGCACGAGATGATCCTCACCCGCGGTTACCTCAAGCTCCTGCTGCTGTCCGTCGTCGCCGGCGTGGTGATCGCCTTCGCCTCGTTCTGTCTCGTCAGCCTCCAGCACGAGCTCCAGCACCAGGTGTGGGAAGTCCTGCCCGAGACGGTCGGTTATGACCAGCCGCCGTGGTGGTGGCCCCTGCCGTCACTGCTGCTGGCAGGGCTCCTGGCGATGCCGATCATCACCCGCTTTCCGGGCACGGGCGGCCATGTGCCCGCCCACGGACTCGGCGGACCGATGCTCGGACCGAAGGATCTGCCGGGTGTCGTCCTCGCAGCCGTCGCCACGCTGCCACTCGGCATCGTCCTCGGGCCGGAGGCTCCCCTGATGGCGCTGGGCAGCGGCCTCGCCCTGCTCGCACTGCGCCGGTCCAAGAGGGCTGCGGAGCCGAAAGCCGCCCTGGTCCTCGGCACCGCGGGTTCGACCGCCGCGATCTCCACCATCCTCGGTGGACCCGTGGTGGCCGCCGTGCTGGTGCTGGAGGCGGCCGGCATGGGAGGTGCGCAGCTCTTCGTCCTGCTGCTGCCCTGTCTGGTGGCCAGTGGCGCGGGCGCTCTGGTCTTCACCGGCTTCGGGCAGTGGACGGGTCTGTCGATCGGGGCACTGTCCCTGCCCGAGGTGCCGCCCGACGTCACCCCGGACGCGGCGGACTTCCTGTGGGGAATCCCCCTGGCGGTGCTGATCGGCGTGGTCGTCTCGACGATGCACCAGCTCGGACACCTCACCGCGGCCTGGACGCAGAAGCACACGGCCCTGCGCACGGTGCTGTGCGCCGTGGCCGTGGGCGTCTGCATCGCGGCGTACGCGCTGACCACCGGGCGTTCACCGGCCGAGGCCGCGTTGTCGGGCCAGGCGACACTCGCCGTCGTGGCAGGGCAACCGCACACGTTCGCCGTCTCCGCGCTGATCCTGCTCGTCCTCTTCAAGGGCCTGGCCTGGGGTATCTGCCTCGGCAGTCTGCGCGGCGGACCCATCTTCCCCGCCGTGCTGATGGGGGCGGCGGCGGGCATCGCCGCCTCGGGCCTGCCCGGGCTCGGTACGACAGCGGGACTGGCGCTCGGCGTGGCCACCGCGACGGCCGTCGTCACGCGGCTCCCGGTCACCAGCTCCGTGCTCGCGGTACTCCTTCTCGGCCACGACGCGCACAACCAGGCGCCACTCATCGTGCTCTGTGCGGTGGTCGGCTTCATCACCGCCGAAATCGTCGAGCGGATCAGACACCCCATGCCGTTTCAGATCAAGCGGCATGGAGGTAGGCGTAGTGCGACCAGGCGGTCGCCTCGTCGTAGAGCGTTCGAGTCTTGA
- a CDS encoding (2Fe-2S)-binding protein — protein sequence MILAPAWAPAGAAPSCSTLLASDYRRLTALCQALHVNVAEPFSPAGQGWIDGAELAHRPELLDAFLDAEAARVRERYGHTARPDVIASRALHGYLWSVCLLMSGPWYLERRVPRIRPADVRVSRTADAYAVVPGGFSCLPDDPAAGLPGVRVLPHAGALRDELRRAVADHVGPLLTAIAPRIRRGPRALWGMVGDDLVSGIWYLGRSAGDEERGVREAGEVLPGPVAPYLGGADFRRLTDRDGRSHPTRTRLGCCLYYTIRPAEACGTCPRTCDSERLRRIEAETAAG from the coding sequence GTGATCCTGGCCCCGGCATGGGCACCGGCCGGAGCTGCCCCGAGCTGCTCCACCCTGCTCGCATCGGACTACCGACGGCTCACCGCCCTGTGCCAGGCACTGCACGTCAACGTCGCGGAACCGTTCTCACCGGCCGGACAGGGCTGGATCGACGGCGCCGAACTGGCCCACCGTCCCGAGCTCCTGGACGCCTTCCTCGACGCAGAGGCGGCGCGCGTCCGGGAGCGGTACGGGCACACCGCGCGCCCCGATGTCATCGCCTCCCGCGCACTGCACGGCTACCTCTGGTCCGTCTGCCTGCTGATGAGCGGCCCCTGGTACCTGGAGCGGCGCGTCCCGCGTATCCGCCCCGCGGACGTCCGCGTCAGCCGTACGGCAGATGCCTACGCCGTGGTCCCCGGCGGCTTCTCGTGCCTGCCCGACGATCCCGCCGCCGGACTGCCCGGCGTACGCGTCCTGCCCCACGCCGGCGCGCTGCGGGACGAGTTGCGCCGGGCCGTGGCCGACCATGTGGGCCCGCTGCTGACCGCGATCGCCCCGCGGATACGGCGCGGACCACGCGCCCTGTGGGGCATGGTCGGGGACGACCTGGTGTCCGGGATCTGGTACCTCGGCAGGTCGGCCGGCGACGAGGAACGCGGCGTGCGGGAGGCCGGGGAAGTGCTCCCGGGGCCCGTGGCGCCGTACCTCGGAGGTGCCGACTTCCGCCGGCTGACGGACCGCGACGGCCGCTCGCACCCCACGCGCACACGCCTCGGCTGCTGCCTCTACTACACGATCCGGCCCGCGGAGGCGTGCGGCACCTGTCCCAGGACGTGCGACAGCGAGCGGCTGCGGCGGATCGAGGCCGAGACGGCGGCCGGCTGA
- a CDS encoding IS110 family transposase, translated as MLLIGDDWAEDHHDVEVQDETGRKLAAAKLPEGVDGVAKLHELVAKHGGEKLDPNAVIVGIETDRGPWVQALIAAGYKVYAINPRQVARFKERYGTSGAKSDKGDAHALADMVRIDRDQLRPIAGDSEQAQAIKVVARAHQTLIWERTRIFQRLRNALREYFPAALDAYADLTLLGADALELLVKAPTPQAAAKLTHAQITAALARARRRNRTAKAAVIQTALREQHLELAEPVTAAYAATVVAHARLLITLNEQIADLETQVKAHFHAHPDAEIYLSMPGMGEISGARVLAEFGDDPTRYASAKARKNYAGTSPITRASGKSHTVQARFVRNNRLADALQAQAFSALNGSPGARAYYDKQRVRDVGYNGALRQVGNRLVGILHGCLKTRTLYDEATAWSHYAYLHAA; from the coding sequence TCACCATGACGTCGAAGTCCAGGACGAGACGGGCCGGAAACTGGCCGCCGCGAAGCTACCCGAGGGCGTGGACGGCGTAGCCAAGCTCCACGAGCTCGTCGCGAAGCACGGTGGTGAGAAGCTCGATCCCAACGCTGTCATCGTCGGGATCGAGACCGACCGCGGCCCATGGGTTCAGGCTCTGATAGCCGCCGGCTACAAGGTCTACGCGATCAACCCCCGGCAGGTCGCCCGCTTCAAGGAGCGGTACGGCACATCTGGTGCCAAGAGCGACAAGGGCGACGCTCACGCGCTCGCAGACATGGTCCGCATCGACCGTGACCAGCTACGGCCTATCGCTGGAGACAGCGAACAGGCCCAAGCCATCAAGGTCGTTGCCCGCGCTCATCAGACTCTCATCTGGGAACGCACCCGCATCTTCCAGAGGCTGCGCAACGCCCTGCGTGAGTACTTCCCCGCGGCCCTGGATGCCTACGCCGACCTCACTCTGCTCGGCGCCGACGCACTGGAACTGCTCGTCAAAGCACCCACTCCGCAAGCCGCGGCGAAGCTGACCCACGCCCAGATCACTGCTGCACTGGCTCGCGCCCGTCGTCGCAACCGGACTGCGAAGGCAGCCGTCATCCAGACGGCGTTGCGCGAGCAGCACCTGGAGCTGGCTGAGCCGGTGACCGCCGCCTATGCGGCCACCGTGGTGGCTCACGCCCGGCTGCTGATCACCCTGAATGAGCAGATAGCCGACCTGGAGACGCAGGTGAAAGCCCATTTTCACGCGCACCCGGACGCTGAGATTTACCTCTCGATGCCCGGCATGGGAGAAATTAGCGGCGCCCGGGTGCTCGCCGAATTCGGAGACGACCCCACCCGCTACGCGTCCGCCAAGGCGCGGAAGAACTATGCCGGCACCAGCCCGATCACCCGAGCCTCCGGCAAGAGCCACACCGTCCAGGCCCGCTTCGTACGCAACAACCGGCTCGCCGACGCGTTGCAAGCCCAGGCGTTCTCTGCACTGAACGGATCCCCAGGCGCTCGCGCCTACTACGACAAGCAACGCGTCCGTGATGTCGGCTACAACGGGGCCCTCCGACAAGTCGGCAACCGGCTCGTCGGCATCCTCCACGGATGCCTCAAGACTCGAACGCTCTACGACGAGGCGACCGCCTGGTCGCACTACGCCTACCTCCATGCCGCTTGA